The DNA window CGCTGCGACGCCGGCGTGGCggcccgcctccgcgccgccggcgccgtcatcCTCGGCAAGTCCAACCCCGCCGAGTGGTCCAGCTTCCGTCCCTTGACGAACGGCTGGAGCGCACGCGGCGGCGAGACGCTGgtaagtggtggtggtggcaaccCCAAAACTCTGTGCATGTCATCTCCCCAGCATTTCATCGCGTAAACAAAGTGTTTGTCGAATTGTCCATGAGGAAGAACCCGTACGTGGTCACGGCTACCCCGTGCTGGTCGAGCAGCGGttcggcggtggccgcggcggcgaacaTGGCGGCGGTGACGCTGGGGACGGAGACAGATGGGTCGATAATCTGCCCGTCGTCGTGGAATTCGGTGGTCGGGATTAAGCCGACGGTGGGTCTCACCAGCCGGGCCGGCGTCATCCCGATCACCCCTCGACAGGACACCGTTGGGTAAGTAACCAAAGCATTTTTGTTTTTCCAGCTATTAGACGACGCCTCGTCGAGCACCAGGAGACAAGATGACAATGGTGCagaggagaaaaaagagaagCGGTAGAGACGGAGAGGAGATCGAGTGGAGAGTTTGATGGAGAAATGAGTTGGTGGTGGTGAAGAGTGGAGACAACGGGCATGTTGTCGCGCCTgaaaaaatacattttcctgAACGTTAGTGTATTTATCCCCGTCCTTGAAAAGCCAAGGTacaccacacacacaaacatgatacaaaagatacatctttattatatcgataatatttacattattacaaaggcacttaaggcctgacaaacacaaataaacagcagcggactagcgggcctacggctccatcttcacaggcgctcaactggggtataagacAGGACTCTACCTAGGactttgttggtatttcttaacgacattactagaaatataatttttagcaaTGGCGCAAAAATACTTCGGGTATATTATGGTTGCAGAGTTTATCCGCatgcgcacggatataccattgtagcatttcacccgagagtattccaagggtatcgtatttattttatcccgtgggaagatcatgtagagagagattgactaatagtttatatattacttgtgataatcatattataagcaggggttaagataatccaagggtagagtgatacacaagcattaacaattcattctcataataaataatctaagctaggtggaaagaaaagagaaagagaatctattcatGTACTtataatatacatagtatacatacattatagttaactgatatactagctaataccctcaatatgatgccctcctggtactttgagaagccacccctgactaccgagttccttacaacagcccgtcatgaccatacaaccggggctaaatacggaggaataccctccccagggaattaacttaggattatatataggcgcgaaGGAATACCCGtattgagctgtcaccatcagcggcccacctctcatccgcaatatataaccccaaataatgatatctcgtaatctagacaccacgcctaaattaccaaatactactataatatcatcgtcatgacatagagcaattgcatatgcaaacattatacccgcaccaaagcatctcccagataagctagccgtatattcagcataacatgaacataatataaagtaggtactcatatattTGGAAAGcctttcaataccataaatgtatatagaaaagtattctaataaaagtacaaagcttagaaaagaggaaaggaaagctactagagccatacctgaactcttccgaaggcttccggactcctgactcctattctatttctattccaccagctagatactactaaattaaacttgagagaaatgagagagctattgcttgagatgtgtgtgaagtgaagagagtgagctccttatatagaggtagttatgacggttgtagaaggggaattgtccgaagtgccctccaaccgtcattgggatgcaatcctggacgtcGACGCCAAAACCTACATCCAACGGCGCCGggattggttcggccgaaccaccaggttcggccgaacctaggGCTGgtccaatccagcccaatttcggctggtggcctcctctattgctccactTTGCAGACTtctgaattttggcccaattcatcgtgtcagttctgagttcttggcccatctaTTCATAAGTCTGGTTcccgacatcgtccgattgatttatcgtctgagttgatgtcgattctcctccactttatgatcattctctgtaaaaggttagtaaacctaataccagtggaatattattattctaacagatttatgcattgcaagcatcactagttatcctttattttggtagtatcaacggtcgaaactgatcgataacgaccgtcaacagacttcttctccaaagcttctcttactgaaagagggagagatagagcaagaatgagtacaaccacagtactcagcaagtcacaccgggagatgcatgattaatgcaaggggatacaaggggtaataatataggtTAGGTTTGGCAGTAAatagcatttaaaagtcacttagttgcccaaagttattttgtaaatataatcctagagctacacaatattattactCAAGGCcatgaacccacacgaacctgtcttaacccaaggcctacgatgattcagaccgaactggcaacctacctgggtcccagctcatcccaagccaacccaggccaaccattccacgttttagttgttaagcaagttttaagaagtaaaccactaacttgggtacattgctaggcttgcccataaccgagggagcggctattcgaatagattatactctgatcagaggtgtacatctttacccacaagtgttgacgaaaaaatcgaacacactagCCTGGGaaatctgcttagctcctgtgcaggtccaaaggttgatgagatgcgggcgtgccagtcagtttgatcctgcaactgacaagatatgcaaatagtagatcaaaacagtcgatcggctgacaagccgatggagcaaTCTCAGCCGATATCGGTAATAGCCAATGccaataccagccgatagcgataggatTTCGataaatcggctatatgtccaatgtagatgatgatataaaggcaatcggctgatgataatataatattgcaatataatccagtataaatcaatcggctagcaatgatatgataaataagcatcgatccgaaggttaaagcacacatcggctggaggtccgatgtcaagaaatccacaagattagattaaacagtgaaacctttgttgtcatcggcgaaatccaacttatatgtatgtgcaatccttatgagccgatgcaacgtccagataactcaccagCTGAAAcctcgatgaaacccttattggcaatcaagaagcaggctagagattatggttctaagcacggcttagtagatcaaacttaactgatgcagcactaagtatgaaaagaaacataatatctagacaatcaagccgttgactgatttttagggtggtagatgtctaagctaatctaatctagcaatacgatttagccgataccggcagaaaccctaaaacgagaagcagccgatagagataaattgatatgctaagactagattaacatagacatatgataaataggtaggcaaatatatcatccaaaccagagcaatccaagaggtcgaatgtactgatgcagccttgaacgacgccgacgtaaacgatacaattgcctaggccggcggaacattggacttatcccttcgtcggagatcgaagacgatgcagccccgcgtcgggtgccaagttccgccggaacgtaaaaaacaaaagtagaagtaaaaagggtggcgatgcgccaaattgtattgatcgtagagaTAGATCACATAGACCccgagtgtacatatttatacccatgggttgatacaagtccttgtcggacaagaaataaactttcctaaagataaaagaaaaaaataaagtccttataggacactaaacatactttcctagagataaaaggaaactaacaaactattcctaattaatagataacatgccatgccgcattctctttgaactcggtctcttctagataagcttcctttagtagatcaatttccttaaccgaatatagcaagaatccgacaactgacgacttgacaactctcatcggctaatctcaggacttccaagccgatgctgactctaagccgatgactactccgggcttaccaaatttcactgttaacaacaAGACACGCCTTTACTCTGCATTCCCTTGCAAGTGGAACCCATCATAAAAAatgtgacataacccttcacccatcctagccgtgaacaaaagcaccgacccaaccctgcctacgACCGGTATCCCGGGAcaggcaggccaggattgagcccctagcaataGGACCTAGACCGGGTGCACCACACACATAGAGGTGAGACCACCCACGTGctagtccagtgccatggcatctcggCTAACGGACACcggcccgtgtagccttcatttgcctacATATCTCGACTGCCGaaccgcagcccgtgtagccttcatttgcctcagagatatTCATCAtaacgacttcatccatctctatccgtgtcgttttgttcaggactagactaaacaccgagttaagccttactcATTAGACAagtggttagtacggtagtgctttgcaatagaagcccgaagaccggtccttttgatggccgaggtgctactatcaaaaccatgcaccttgAGCCCaacctaaaaccattttgggggttttgaatagagggagaggtgtgtgtccaaatgatatgagaactcccaaagtctaaagttataaaaccacctaatgttgcctaattaatcagcgaagcatctacctaagttcatactagtggaaccacgCATAGattacccactagttggggttttattttcctagggtgaacaaggtgataataaacaatagcaatgataaggctataacaaggatTAATAGGGAGTGCTAAATAAAATAGTAATAACGCAAGAACTTAAATAAAGCgttaatgcaataatttaaatcaaaataattttataaactgggattcaatatgctcaaggatgatgtgacttgccttgcttagAGAGAACGGCCTTTCGAACCTTCGGCGACAACCACGAACCACActtcgggaacctccggaacgaTGGAAGCttcgcgaagcacacaagctaagctacaagcctacaaagaagcaataacaatacataaaaagaaaggcacatggttctttaggttataacaaacattaagagacttgaacgggtcgattcggagttcgtatgaccaGGACGTGGTCATctgaagtttaatgctgttatatggagatttgcggattattataattaagctttacaactataaaacatgtgtaagcgctagcctggaaaagacaggaaggctacgctgttgacatgcggacccc is part of the Oryza glaberrima chromosome 4, OglaRS2, whole genome shotgun sequence genome and encodes:
- the LOC127771668 gene encoding uncharacterized protein LOC127771668, with the protein product MYLLYHVCVCGVPWLFKDGDKYTNVQENVFFQARQHARCLHSSPPPTHFSIKLSTRSPLRLYRFSFFSSAPLSSCLLVLDEASSNSWKNKNALVTYPTVSCRGVIGMTPARLVRPTVGLIPTTEFHDDGQIIDPSVSVPSVTAAMFAAAATAEPLLDQHGVAVTTYGVSPPRALQPFVKGRKLDHSAGLDLPRMTAPAARRRAATPASQRTTEPSSASDPAVVLSRSRVAMLSLRRTGTPCSGPKPRRPEARSASARAAWASASGLTSMTACSSGLRRATRSR